A region of Bacillus rossius redtenbacheri isolate Brsri chromosome 2, Brsri_v3, whole genome shotgun sequence DNA encodes the following proteins:
- the LOC134529408 gene encoding uncharacterized protein LOC134529408 — protein sequence MARRVRGKISFQTDWKVEFPWVEDIKDDRHSARCAVCGTTFSITSMGRTALTSHASGNKHKKNVNSVDKTAPIQIWATTSAPETSKASEPSPLPSSSVIQPSSAAVIPGASMNLPAEDSLIPKSASTTRCLDNFLLKDDVTRAEALWCLETVMNHNSLRSAASSVNMFKRMFPNDRVANNMKLQKDKISYVIVYGLAPYFYDKLKSVLKECEHFVLGFDESVNKIAQKQQMDLSVRIWDSNVNKVMCRYVTSIFLNHATAEDLLQAMKTGLEGFDMMKIIQLSMDGPNVNFKVLRLLQQDSRSDPESPQLLDIGSCGLHTVHNAFKTGIKKSGWEIIEFLRALYNLFKEAPSRRGDYTEASNSHVFPLRVCSIRWIENGKVARRAMEILPLVEKYVNIVKTTAKEPSCNSFSVVCKALQDKLLQAKIAFFEALASDVEPFLVEFQSDSPMAPFLFDCLTFIVMTAMKRIVKTEIIEKTPLHKIDVFKQNADKTFVNLKDVKHVELGYSTRAALRKCKNASEKDILIFRKECRNVLQFFVSNLLLKSPLKYSLTKALTFLNPYHISSKDSCVKQLTTALDHLLTANLLPASTVERADREYRFLCSQSNVIEEMKTYSKSETRLDTFWVQFIEGKKEYENLFKVVKLLLILSHGSANIERGFSVNKEILVENLKEPSLIAQRRIFDFVSNEPGGLMKLDIPKAMIHAVRNAYSMYSEALAEQQCANKKIFKLAEERKRAATEIKQLEAKKLMLLEDVQRAVSAIDEKVKDLKK from the coding sequence ATGGCTCGTCGGGTGAGAGGGAAAATTTCGTTTCAAACGGATTGGAAAGTAGAATTCCCTTGGGTTGAAGACATCAAGGATGATCGTCACTCTGCTAGGTGTGCAGTCTGTGGGACTACTTTTTCCATTACTTCCATGGGAAGAACAGCTCTTACAAGCCATGCCAGTGGAAACAAGCATAAGAAAAATGTGAATAGTGTAGATAAGACAGCGCCAATTCAAATTTGGGCTACTACATCTGCCCCTGAAACATCTAAAGCATCTGAACCTTCACCTTTACCATCTTCATCTGTAATTCAACCTTCGTCAGCTGCTGTTATTCCTGGTGCGAGTATGAATCTACCTGCTGAAGATTCGTTAATCCCGAAATCTGCTTCTACAACCCGCTGTTTGGATAATTTTCTTCTTAAAGACGATGTGACTCGTGCCGAAGCTTTGTGGTGTCTTGAAACGGTGATGAATCATAACTCCTTACGCAGCGCTGCTAGTAGCGTAAACATGTTCAAGCGAATGTTTCCCAACGATCGTGTTGCAAACAATATGAAACTTCAAAAAGATAAAATTTCATATGTCATAGTTTATGGACTTGCTCCTTATTTTTATGATAAGTTGAAAAGTGTTTTGAAAGAGTGTGAACATTTCGTGTTGGGTTTTGATGAGAGTGTGAACAAAATTGCACAGAAACAACAGATGGACTTGTCTGTCAGAATTTGGGACTCAAATGTAAATAAAGTTATGTGTAGGTATGTAACATCCATCTTTTTGAATCACGCTACAGCTGAAGATCTCTTACAAGCCATGAAAACTGGCTTGGAAGGATTTGACATGATGAAGATTATCCAATTATCAATGGATGGTCCTAACGTAAATTTCAAAGTACTTAGGCTTTTACAGCAAGACAGCAGATCTGACCCAGAATCCCCACAGTTACTAGATATTGGTTCTTGTGGTTTACACACAGTGCACAATGCCTTTAAGACAGGCATCAAGAAATCTGGTTGGGAGATAATTGAGTTTCTTAGAGCCCTTTACAATTTGTTTAAAGAGGCTCCAAGTCGACGAGGAGACTATACAGAGGCTTCAAACTCACACGTGTTTCCTTTGAGGGTTTGCTCAATTCGTTGGATTGAAAATGGCAAAGTAGCGAGGAGAGCAATGGAAATATTGCCACTTGTTGAAAAATATGTCAACATAGTCAAAACCACAGCAAAGGAACCATCTTGTAATAGCTTTTCTGTTGTATGTAAAGCCCTGCAAGACAAACTCCTGCAAGCGAAAATAGCTTTCTTTGAGGCACTGGCAAGTGACGTTGAACCATTTTTGGTAGAATTCCAGTCTGATTCTCCAATGGCACCATTTCTTTTCGATTGTTTGACATTTATTGTAATGACTGCTATGAAAAGAATTGTGAAAACCGAGATTATTGAGAAAACTCCTCTTCACAAAATTGATGTTTTCAAACAGAATGCAGATAAGACTTTTGTAAATCTCAAGGATGTGAAACATGTTGAGCTTGGTTACAGTACCCGTGCAGCACTAAGGAAGTGTAAGAATGCCTCtgagaaagatattttaattttcagaaaagaGTGTCGGAATGTCCTGCAATTTTTTGTGAGTAACCTGTTGCTGAAGTCTCCTCTGAAGTATTCTCTTACCAAGGCTCTTACTTTTTTGAACCCTTATCATATTTCTTCCAAAGATAGTTGTGTAAAACAACTTACTACTGCTCTTGACCACCTCCTTACGGCCAATCTTCTGCCAGCTAGCACTGTTGAAAGGGCTGATAGAGAGTACAGGTTTCTTTGCTCGCAATCAAATGTCATTGAAGAAATGAAAACCTACTCTAAGTCTGAAACTCGCTTGGATACCTTCTGGGTGCAGTTTATAGAAGGAAAGAAGGAATATGAGAACCTCTTTAAAGTAGTCAAACTACTTTTAATTTTGTCTCACGGCAGTGCTAACATCGAAcgaggattttcagtgaacaaAGAAATTTTAGTCGAAAATCTGAAAGAACCATCACTCATAGCCCAGCGTCGTATTTTTGATTTTGTTAGTAATGAGCCGGGTGGACTGATGAAGCTAGACATTCCTAAAGCCATGATTCATGCAGTGAGGAATGCTTATTCCATGTACAGTGAGGCACTTGCAGAGCAGCAGTGtgcaaataagaaaattttcaaGCTAGCGGAAGAAAGAAAACGTGCAGCTACTGAGATCAAACAGCTTGAGGCGAAGAAACTCATGTTGCTTGAGGATGTACAGCGTGCAGTATCTGCCATCGATGAGAAGGTGAAAGATCTTAAAAAATAG